Proteins co-encoded in one Dryobates pubescens isolate bDryPub1 chromosome 4, bDryPub1.pri, whole genome shotgun sequence genomic window:
- the CDR2 gene encoding cerebellar degeneration-related protein 2 isoform X2, whose protein sequence is MYATNQEQLQEIEYLTKQVELLRQMNDQHAKVYEQLDVTARELEDTNQKLVAESRASQQKILSLTETIENLQTHIDDLQHQVEELKKTGRGRMNHERSDQPRSMHSFSCLKELYDLRQYFVYDHVFAEKITSMDSQLSPIEEENENLKKAVTVLQAQLNLERAKRVTMEEEYSLMVKENCDLEQRLVDSDLYRARAEELEAEVAEMRQILQSENTFHNAEKLVPESFFISFKESLERELGQSPADDGLLTLSELEKKALKRSSSENFLSSAAGGDILRGHEETCIRRAEAVKQRGISVLNEVDSQYNALKVKYEELLKKCQMDEDSLKHKAVQTQKQYSKDLNVGNTQYDLSASNPEFTNVELNDSPTNALPEYKALFKEIFSCIRKTKEEIDEHRAKYKSLSSQP, encoded by the exons ATGTATGCAACAAATCAAGAGCAACTGCAGGAGATAGAG TACCTCACAAAGCAAGTGGAGCTCTTGCGTCAGATGAATGATCAGCATGCAAAAGTCTATGAACAGCTGGATGTGACGGCAAGAGAACTAGAAGACACTAATCAAAAACTAGTTGCAGAAAGTAGAGCCTCACAACAAAAGATACTAAG TTTGACAGAGACTATTGAAAATCTGCAAACACATATAGATGACCTGCAACACCAAGTAGAAGAACTAAAAAAGACTGGACGAGGCCGGATGAACCACGAGAGATCTGACCAGCCAAGATCAATGCACAGCTTCTCATGTTTGAAGGAGCTGTATGACCTTCGCCA GTATTTTGTTTATGATCATGTGTTTGCAGAAAAGATTACTTCGATGGATAGTCAGCTAAGTCCTatagaagaagaaaatgagaactTAAAAAAAGCAGTTACCGTTCTGCAAGCTCAACTTAACCTAGAAAGAGCAAAGAGGGTAACAATGGAAGAAGAATATAGTCTCATGGTGAAAGAAAACTGCGACCTTGAACAGAGGCTTGTTGATAGTGACTTGTATCGGGCtcgtgcagaggagctggaagcggAAGTAGCTGAAATGCGACAGATACTTCAGTCTGAAAACACGTTCCATAATGCAGAAAAATTGGTGCCAGAATCCTTTTTCATTTCGTTCAAGGAATCTTTAGAAAGGGAGCTTGGTCAGAGCCCAGCAGATGATGGACTTCTGACCTTATCCGAGCTTGAGAAGAAGGCACTGAAACGGAGCAGCAGTGAGAACTTcctaagcagtgctgcagggggagaCATTCTAAGAGGCCACGAGGAAACATGTATTAGGAGAGCTGAAGCTGTGAAGCAGCGAGGCATCTCTGTACTTAATGAAGTTGATTCTCAGTACAATGCTCTGAAAGTGAAGTATGAGGAACTTCTGAAGAAGTGTCAAATGGATGAAGATTCCTTGAAACACAAGGCTGTACAAACACAGAAGCAGTATTCCAAAGACCTAAATGTGGGGAATACCCAGTATGATCTTTCAGCTAGCAATCCAGAATTCACTAATGTGGAGCTAAATGACTCTCCCACAAATGCTCTTCCTGAATATAAAGCGCTCTTCAAGGAAATTTTTAGCTGTATCAGGAAGACAAAGGAAGAAATAGATGAACATAGAGCTAAGtacaagtctctctcctcccagccatAG
- the CDR2 gene encoding cerebellar degeneration-related protein 2 isoform X1 has product MLADSLVEEFEIREDEPWYDQQDLQQDLHLAAELGKTLLDRNTELEESLQQMYATNQEQLQEIEYLTKQVELLRQMNDQHAKVYEQLDVTARELEDTNQKLVAESRASQQKILSLTETIENLQTHIDDLQHQVEELKKTGRGRMNHERSDQPRSMHSFSCLKELYDLRQYFVYDHVFAEKITSMDSQLSPIEEENENLKKAVTVLQAQLNLERAKRVTMEEEYSLMVKENCDLEQRLVDSDLYRARAEELEAEVAEMRQILQSENTFHNAEKLVPESFFISFKESLERELGQSPADDGLLTLSELEKKALKRSSSENFLSSAAGGDILRGHEETCIRRAEAVKQRGISVLNEVDSQYNALKVKYEELLKKCQMDEDSLKHKAVQTQKQYSKDLNVGNTQYDLSASNPEFTNVELNDSPTNALPEYKALFKEIFSCIRKTKEEIDEHRAKYKSLSSQP; this is encoded by the exons ATGCTGGCCGACAGCCTGGTGGAGGAGTTCGAGATCCGCGAGGATGAGCCCTGGTACGACCAGCAGGACCTGCAGCAAG ATCTTCACCTTGCTGCTGAGCTTGGGAAGACACTGCTGGACCGTAACACTGAGCTAGAAGAATCTTTACAGCAAATGTATGCAACAAATCAAGAGCAACTGCAGGAGATAGAG TACCTCACAAAGCAAGTGGAGCTCTTGCGTCAGATGAATGATCAGCATGCAAAAGTCTATGAACAGCTGGATGTGACGGCAAGAGAACTAGAAGACACTAATCAAAAACTAGTTGCAGAAAGTAGAGCCTCACAACAAAAGATACTAAG TTTGACAGAGACTATTGAAAATCTGCAAACACATATAGATGACCTGCAACACCAAGTAGAAGAACTAAAAAAGACTGGACGAGGCCGGATGAACCACGAGAGATCTGACCAGCCAAGATCAATGCACAGCTTCTCATGTTTGAAGGAGCTGTATGACCTTCGCCA GTATTTTGTTTATGATCATGTGTTTGCAGAAAAGATTACTTCGATGGATAGTCAGCTAAGTCCTatagaagaagaaaatgagaactTAAAAAAAGCAGTTACCGTTCTGCAAGCTCAACTTAACCTAGAAAGAGCAAAGAGGGTAACAATGGAAGAAGAATATAGTCTCATGGTGAAAGAAAACTGCGACCTTGAACAGAGGCTTGTTGATAGTGACTTGTATCGGGCtcgtgcagaggagctggaagcggAAGTAGCTGAAATGCGACAGATACTTCAGTCTGAAAACACGTTCCATAATGCAGAAAAATTGGTGCCAGAATCCTTTTTCATTTCGTTCAAGGAATCTTTAGAAAGGGAGCTTGGTCAGAGCCCAGCAGATGATGGACTTCTGACCTTATCCGAGCTTGAGAAGAAGGCACTGAAACGGAGCAGCAGTGAGAACTTcctaagcagtgctgcagggggagaCATTCTAAGAGGCCACGAGGAAACATGTATTAGGAGAGCTGAAGCTGTGAAGCAGCGAGGCATCTCTGTACTTAATGAAGTTGATTCTCAGTACAATGCTCTGAAAGTGAAGTATGAGGAACTTCTGAAGAAGTGTCAAATGGATGAAGATTCCTTGAAACACAAGGCTGTACAAACACAGAAGCAGTATTCCAAAGACCTAAATGTGGGGAATACCCAGTATGATCTTTCAGCTAGCAATCCAGAATTCACTAATGTGGAGCTAAATGACTCTCCCACAAATGCTCTTCCTGAATATAAAGCGCTCTTCAAGGAAATTTTTAGCTGTATCAGGAAGACAAAGGAAGAAATAGATGAACATAGAGCTAAGtacaagtctctctcctcccagccatAG
- the LOC104299610 gene encoding transmembrane protein 180 has product MKFGLGVHPNALAYSMTTLGAGMMNSIFNFYYVKLFLNRYKISEAAFHQAQVVFMIWNAINDPLFGYIQDNSNFTCCSRRQVSILYGAPLYALAFLLPWFPWKHYEEGEWLSGLHLIVALCAFDGLLTFVLLAQCALFAEISTRHDSRLQLIRYNQVATLIGSTSILFCGLISDNMENFARFQAFALLVAALATACMCYTGKYSTSQYEQREICTEKSQLENGAGALSWSSVISLTKQIMTEKNFLFFVTMNFFQVFHLAFCNNFMMIFADNLIPKDVLSSSIRSIMYGASFICPQCLVLLSHSSLKKFGYYRIILFSFYLEGVAAAVMFVLGPEHYYLLAFYLTTNMVIVQASFSLFNLPLADIVDADLTKHKRRSPLSSMVFGTNALFTKPAQSLAPMLVVTILNQFGYENLKNKVAQPDLSLFVGLHDAMFYLICLVPLCIAVIQILAWTPFSIQNSHLTAVH; this is encoded by the exons AtgaagtttggtttgggagttcaTCCTAATGCTCTGGCATATTCCATGACTACATTAGGTGCTGGAATGATGAACAGTATCTTTAATTTCTACTACGTTAAGCTTTTCTTAAACCGATACAAAatttcagaagcagcatttcatCAAGCACAG GTTGTGTTTATGATCTGGAATGCCATTAATGATCCCCTTTTTGGGTATATTCAAGATAACTCCAACTTCACATGCTGCTCAAGACGCCAAGTTTCAATTTTATATGGAGCTCCATTGTATGCTTTAGCCTTTTTGCTGCCTTGGTTTCCTTGGAAACATTACGAAGAAGGTGAGTGGCTAAGTGGCCTTCACCTCATTGTTGCCTTATGTGCTTTTGATGGTTTGCTTACGTTTGTGCTCCTGGCTCAGTGCGCGCTCTTCGCAGAAATCTCAACAAGGCATGACAGTAGACTTCAGCTTATTAGATATAACCAAGTAGCAACGTTAATTGGATCCACAAGCATTCTCTTTTGTGGTCTGATATCAGATAACATGGAAAACTTTGCCCGCTTTCAGGCTTTTGCTCTGTTGGTCGCAGCACTAGCAACAGCCTGTATGTGTTACACGGGCAAATACAGTACAAGTCAATATGAGCAGAGAGAAATTTGTACAGAGAAGAGTCAGCTGGAAAACGGTGCTGGAGCTCTTTCCTGGTCCTCAGTAATTTCATTAACCAAACAGATTATGACAGAGAAAAACTTCTTGTTTTTTGTAACGATGAACTTCTTCCAAGTCTTCCACCTAGCCTTCTGCAACAATTTCATGATGATCTTTGCGGATAATCTTATTCCTAAGGATGTCCTTTCTTCCTCAATAAGAAGTATCATGTATGGAGCAAGCTTTATTTGTCCTCAG TGCCTTGTTCTTCTCAGTCACTCTTCGTTGAAGAAGTTTGGTTATTACAGAAtcatcttgttttcattttacttgGAAGGAGTAGCTGCTGCTGTCATGTTTGTTCTAGGGCCAGAACACTATTATCTGTTGGCATTTTATCTCACAACAAACAT GGTAATTGTCCAAGCTTCATTTAGTTTGTTCAATTTGCCTTTGGCAGATATTGTTGATGCAGATTTGACAAAGCACAAGCGGAG ATCACCCCTTTCCTCTATGGTTTTTGGTACCAATGCCTTATTTACCAAGCCTGCCCAGTCTTTGGCTCCAATGCTTGTGGTTACAATACTAAATCAATTTGGATATGAGAACTTGAAGAATAAAGTTGCTCAACCTGATCTGAG TTTGTTTGTAGGTCTTCATGATGCCATGTTCTATTTGATCTGCCTGGTTCCACTTTGCATTGCAGTCATACAGATCCTGGCATGGACTCCCTTTTCAATCCAGAACAGTCATCTGACAGCTGTGCACTAA